From Arachis hypogaea cultivar Tifrunner chromosome 3, arahy.Tifrunner.gnm2.J5K5, whole genome shotgun sequence:
aAAGGGAAAATGTATTGGgattaataacaaatattttgGTCTTTtccattaaatttatatatattcaatataatttaataattatacacaaaaacttataaaaatatagttaatTTCAGGgaaaaaaaggttttaaattcaAATCCCATTGTCCACCCCCCAAAAaatattttgcataaaaaatgggACAAAATAGCATGGTCTCAAGAATCAATAAAACTGATAGATTTAATTGGATTAATAAAAAATCGGTTactagttcaattcaattaaagtaaaaaattgattgataacgaatcaattaacaaattaattaatcAGTCGAATCAATACGGTATTTCGATACTTAATcggtttaaaataataaattataaattttttttaaaagtatataatttagaggtctgctacacatacaagttttttttacttacaagtcttacaagttgctaCATATACGGGTCTTTTAATGCGTTATTCAACCATTTCCTATTTTCAAAGCGCTACACTCACCATGTATTATGAACGACTCTTTttcttccccctcttcttcctcctcctcctcctcctcctcctcctcctcctcttcttcttcggttttttttttttattttcatggtttctgaaatcaatttttgaaatcgttttgaaaataatggaacttcaaaaatatacccaaacgattacagaaatacacccaaacgattacagaagtaCACTTAAAtagttacaggaattcacccaaacgattatagaaatacacccaaaaaattatagaaatacacccaaaagattacaaaactacacccaaaggatttaagaaatacacccaaaattcgttgaagtacaccttatgcataattcagaactctttctctttctcctcttcatcttctgctgtttcttcttcttcaaaaacgatttcagagcttgatgtcaaaaaacaatgtaaatcaagaataacgaaaaaagaaaataaagaaaaaagcacgaagaagaagaagaagaagaggaggaagacgaggaagaagaacgtgcagcaagaagaagaagaaggaggagaaagagaaggcaagaaacgaaagaaaatgagaagaagaagagtaagaggaagaagaacctacagcaagaagaagaagaagaagaagaagaaagagaaggtaagaaatgaaagaaaagaaaaagaagaagacgaagagaaAGAAGAACGGTTCGAAATACGTTTTAAGCGTTAGTTTTAATTGGACTTGTAAGGCTTACAAACCTTAATCGCTTGTATGCGAAGAATTTctctataatttatatataaatatattattttattatatctaattcAACTTTAATTAAACTTCAATTGAATTTTAAACCTTTGAATATCTAATTCTATTAGTTTAATAATCTATTGGATTGTCCGAACCTTACAAATGAGAGtagtttttttgtttataaatgttatttgtacaccaaaatcaaccattaaaatcagctaccaatatatttgtgtataaatacatgtgtaatttaatttatttttaatgtgtatttatattccaacatatattttatactaatgactgacattagtggttgattttggtgtacgtatagaataacattttttttaaaacaaagaaTAAACGCAAATAAGTAGAAACCTCAATTTGTAGTCGTTTCCATCAATGTTAGAGGTgtacgcggatcggatcggaAATGGCCGAAAATTCGATTCGATTCGCACACTTTCCATCAAATCGAATCGGATATGATATCCATATTTTTTAGTGCCGGAtcagatcggatatcggatatatccgtataattaaaccttctctttttaatcatatttctatgtaaaaaaattcaataaaaatatttttttcatacttttaaacttatttatttctaaaatatttttaatcaaactctttctaaataacaaaaataaaataagacaatatatgaataataattactaactaaaatatacaaataagtaaatataataccaaatatatatatttatttattttttaattattattgtgcggaTCTACGAATCGAATACGCGGATATAGAGTAAATATCCGTGATCTGATCCGCAAAGATCCTATCCGATCTACAATTTATAAATCGAATACAGATATTTACCACAAATCTATAAATACGATCTGATCTATGAACACCCCTAATCAATATCATCAACAACATAGGTGTCAACTATATTCCACTATTGGACAAAATGAGagtagttttaacttttaatacaAACTGGGGATACTAAATTACTaataaaatagcaaaaagaatTTCGGAATGGATAACTATAGATATTTTTCCAAACAAACAAATTTGAGAATTAAAATATTTCGgtcgttaaaattttttaaaattgactttatttatataatttatttatattttaattttttattatattctctTATTACTCTATTTATCACATTTTTAATGGTTCCTACATATTAatcatattaattataataaaatattcataattattaGTATCaactaaattatatattaatattttttttataatttgatattCATATTTAGGATtacaataaaaactaataataataaaaaattctaataataatacTTCTTAAGTAATATTAATAGTAATTGATTCATAtaagataattaatttattgattcatCTCATTATTATTGGACGCCGTCAAAATAACGTAAAGGCCGTTTATGTTCAGAGACAAAAATCACGTGCAATTAAAAATGTCtaatacttaaattaatttatttaattaataaatttattcataacatttataattttatattaatattatttataattttataattatgatatttataattttatatttatgatggtataattaataaatttttataattaatatttttaaattttaaattatatattttattatattttttaaattatttttatgtatactaataaattatgattttaattattttaatatttttatttaatatttatatgtatatttatttattaattttaaaatgatgaattaataattatttttaaaaatttattttttaatttttatttatattttattttttattttttttaatagtctatatgtaaaatatgagttgtataatagaagttgttaaaattttttaatttagcatccataattttatacgtataatatctttaattttaaacatataatatctataattaatGAATTggtgttaatttattatttattattttattttataggtgaAAAACTAATAATTTTAGACGTTTTTGATTTTCAATAAATAGAGACTAATCAAATTtaagatgtttttattttttataaaatgtattgaggtgatttaaaattttgtaaagattaaaaatatcaaaatttagaacttttatttaaaaaaaattctaaaattgtgaatgtaataataaaaaagaacttatTAAGATTTAATTCACGTTAAATTTAGAATTGACTTTTGGTATAATTAAATGAgagaaaataattacaaaaagaaaTTAATTGTGTCAATTAAGTTAGGAGAATCACACTCTCTTATAAATGCAatgtatttttattcaaaaatattattcgtaCACCAAAATTAACgactaaaatcagctactaatgtatttgtgtataaatacatgtgtagatgtaatttatttttaatatatatttgtatttcaatagcaatatgtattttatattgatagttcATTTTAATGGCCGATTTTAGTATACACGTAACATAGTCAATGTTTATTTATTGTCTATAATATTTTACCTACCTAAACCTAGCATTACTATATTAAacgcaaattatttttaatattggagtaAAAATGGTGTTTTTTAGGATTATAAATGATAAGAGTGTTATTCTCCAAtgtaaaacttttttatttaaaaaaaatcagacCATCCGatttattaagaataaaaatCGGATCCTCctatttaggattttttttttaaaaaaatcacaacaaatttaatatttaaaaaatttaaaaatcaacttACAAAGTAATCAGACCTACCAATTTCTGATTcccatatcaaaataaaaatatatgcatCACCAATAAAATTGAATTGCATACATTTATCttccataataaaaatttttagccTCCATTAAAACGTTCACTAAAACTTAAAAGCATTCATGGATGGTCATCCTTTTTTTTTCCTTGAGCTATTGGTTTTTCCACCTCAATTTCCTAACAAAAGGATTGGTGTACTCACATCATCTCATCCCAACCATGATGTTGACTTACCCGTTACCGGTCCCCCTCTTGTCCTTGTTTTTATCTCCCTTCCCACACTCTCTTCAGTCTTCATTCTACACTTTAGAACCCGTTCTTCTCTCATGGAGAACATCAAACACAGTCATATACAAGTGAAGGGTCTGAAGCTCCATGTGGCAGAGATTGGAACTGGTAACTTCCTTCATCCTTCAACAGAAAGAAACTGTTTTCTTTCTCCCTCTTTATTGAATGATTCTTTTGGTGCGTTGCAGGGTCAAAGGCAGTGGTATTCTTGCATGGATTCCCAGAAATTTGGTACACATGGAGGCACCAGATGATTGCTGTAGCCAATTCTGGCTACAGGGCTATTGCCTTTGATTTCAGAGGCTATGGACTTTCTGAGCAGCCACCTCAGCCAGAGAAAGAAACTATGTTTGATTTGGTTGATGAAATCTTGGGCCTTCTGGATGCATTAAACATCACAAAGGTAACTAAGGTTTCTGCTATAGTATATATCAATTTGTCTAGATATTTTGTGTTTATTATtgattgtttattatttatttttttttctggacCATCAAATCAATGGTACATATTTGAACAAGGTCATGTTCATGTCGAACATGGGCAAATCCATATTCTTTGTTTAAGAGTTATGAAGTTCATTCCAAACATTGATATCTAAGTTTTGAACTTCGGTTCATGTCTTCCAGAAAAAAGGGCTCTTATAATTAGAAGCTGAAAGTTGATCTATTAACTTGCAcaatttgaatcctctaaagGGGGATGGGGATTCTGATTAAAATGAGAGATCATTTATGTTTGGAtcatttgatgagatccacacaCAATGTATTGTATTGATCCATGGCTAAGTAATCTGgctttcttatcttaattttgatgtactgacagtgtaaaatattttaaacaattaTATAATCATAtccatttttttagataattattcaacggtcaatgtaaaaaatatttatttttgctgAAGTAGCGTGATATGATTAGATGTACATATAAAACTGctttgtacatcaaaattaaattcatagtgAGAGAGGACGAGTAAAGAAAAGACCTTCTAATTCAGGTGGAAATTTTGACTAACTGCAAATTCTATTGTTGATATCAGGCATTCCTTGTTGGCAAGGATTTTGGTGCCTTCCCAGGATATTTCACAGCTGCTGCGCACCCAGAAAGAGTAGCTGCTATTATAACACTAGGCATTCCCTTCATGATTCCGGGGAAATCTGGTAGCAGATCCCACGATGAACTCCCCAATGGATTCTATATTACTAGGTGGAAGGTATGAATTCCATCTCCTACTATAACTTTTGCACTCCTCCCCATGTGTTAATGTTAATTATTTCTTGACTAATTCAGGAACCTGGGAGAGCTGAAGCAGATTTCGGCCGCTTCGATGTGAAGTCAGTTATAAGGAACATCTACACTCTGTTCTCTAGCAGTGAGATACCAATAGCAGCTGATGATCAAGAAATTATGGACTTGTTTGATCCTTCTAAACCGCTTCCACCATGGTTCTCTGAAGAAGACCTTCAAACCTATGCATCACTCTATGAAAAATCTGGATTCAGATATCCATTGCAGGTTCCTTACAGGTGAAATCAGAATTTAACTTTCCCTTATTTTCAAACACCAAAAAGTGCAAGTCATTTTTCTAACCAATTTTCCCGCCCAAAATCCTATCAGCCCTTTGCTCAACTAATTGAACTAATTCAGTTAATGCCACTATTCCTCTCTAACTGTTTCTAACAAAATCCAAATCCTTAAATCTTTTGCCATTTATGGAGTGAAATGCTACTCCAAATGTTTGTTGTTTAATATGTGAAGCCTTGCATTTTAGTAGTGAAGTAAAATGATCAGATGTCATAAAATAGCTTTTGGAGTATAGACTTACTAACATTTCAGATTTGGACTGTTTATGATCCATGCAGGAGTACCAATGCAGATGGCGGCTTAAGTGACCCAAAAGTGAGTGTTCCTGCACTTCTGATAATGGGTGAAAAAGATTATGTGATCAAGTTCCCAGGCATTGAGGACTATATCCGAAGTGGGGCAGTGAAACAATTTGTGCCAGACTTGGAAATCACATACATTCCAGAAGGAAGCCATTTTGTGCATGAACAGTTTCCAGAGAAGATCAACCAGCTCATCATTGACTTCCTTGACAAACAAAGCGTTTGATTATTGTTCTTATGCTGAGAG
This genomic window contains:
- the LOC112789772 gene encoding epoxide hydrolase 2; this translates as MDGHPFFFLELLVFPPQFPNKRIGVLTSSHPNHDVDLPVTGPPLVLVFISLPTLSSVFILHFRTRSSLMENIKHSHIQVKGLKLHVAEIGTGSKAVVFLHGFPEIWYTWRHQMIAVANSGYRAIAFDFRGYGLSEQPPQPEKETMFDLVDEILGLLDALNITKAFLVGKDFGAFPGYFTAAAHPERVAAIITLGIPFMIPGKSGSRSHDELPNGFYITRWKEPGRAEADFGRFDVKSVIRNIYTLFSSSEIPIAADDQEIMDLFDPSKPLPPWFSEEDLQTYASLYEKSGFRYPLQVPYRSTNADGGLSDPKVSVPALLIMGEKDYVIKFPGIEDYIRSGAVKQFVPDLEITYIPEGSHFVHEQFPEKINQLIIDFLDKQSV